One window of Nakaseomyces glabratus chromosome A, complete sequence genomic DNA carries:
- the SAS3 gene encoding histone acetyltransferase (CAGL0A04235g~Ortholog(s) have histone acetyltransferase activity and role in chromatin silencing at silent mating-type cassette, chromatin silencing at telomere, histone acetylation), with amino-acid sequence MNRATRSRKPDQLPSQPQRYDYNTINDLGATHMTNGGTNVASITTNLSTNPNVEIHEEVFENNARKLGPLKIRYDSKKLLNFKRLLEVRSENAIKDSEASIREFDPNGDSDALQIPEVDDDIPYRGVVVGKKNYSTHRTIPSSTDREFFRRLFLESSTAAFYNGNVLLGNHDINDNDTSQPPNKKLKNVKAVKENPKTIEYVYIRDSEVKTWYTAPYPEEFNKNKILYVCEYCLKYMNSRFVYYRHTLKCKDHRPPGNEIYRDENVSVWEIDGRENVVYCQNLCLLAKLFLNSKTLYYDVEPFVFYVLTEREVSEDGRTVKNHFVGYFSKEKLNSSGYNLSCIITLPLYQRRGYGHFLMDFSYLLSKREFSQGTPEKPLSDLGLITYRNFWKLKCAETLLYLKNELNLEDSESDDKFPLVSIEDLANLTGMLPTDVILGLEELGVFYRCPDPNQNTTSYCIKIDSWNRIKAIRENWLRKGYQSLKPENLIWKPLIYGPSGGVNALGMVEPPSLPEDRKTSISSEPNFQNNPVDFFGSHITMVKKFMTDDIEDPRDLEILTIDNIKKRKLSVGKNNMLQQSWEIAYQDPRPVDKKDTTARKAPSLLSSKTTRKESLMSAETEDVLPYENQEMDDTSVVLETEESDPDDNDYDEEDINEKVISSDSSSLVVSSEEENTDETIPVRRFPRRHASGLDDALDDDRDELIDLTTSRQKRQLRRM; translated from the coding sequence ATGAATCGAGCCACACGAAGTCGAAAACCAGATCAACTCCCGTCACAACCGCAACGATATGATTACAATACCATTAATGATCTGGGTGCAACCCATATGACAAATGGTGGAACCAATGTTGCATCCATAACAACCAATCTATCGACAAATCCGAATGTTGAAATTCATGAAGAAGTTTTCGAGAACAATGCGAGAAAACTAGGTCCCTTAAAAATTAGATATGATTCGAAAaaacttttgaattttaaGAGATTATTGGAGGTTAGATCAGAAAATGCTATCAAAGACTCTGAGGCATCTATCCGAGAGTTTGATCCGAACGGTGATAGTGATGCACTCCAAATACCGGAGGTAGACGACGATATCCCATACAGAGGAGTTGTTGTAGGCAAAAAGAATTACAGCACTCATCGAACAATCCCTTCATCAACTGATCGTGAGTTCTTCAGGAGATTATTCCTAGAATCATCTACAGCTGCATTTTACAATGGTAATGTTCTTTTAGGGAATCATGATATAAATGATAACGATACCAGTCAACCACCGAAtaagaaattaaagaacGTGAAAGCTGTAAAAGAAAATCCAAAGACAATAGAATATGTATACATAAGAGATTCAGAAGTCAAGACATGGTACACAGCCCCATATCCCGAGGaattcaataaaaataaaatactttACGTCTGTGAATATTGCCTGAAGTACATGAATTCACgttttgtatattatagACACACACTGAAATGCAAGGACCATAGACCCCCAGGTAATGAAATTTACAGAGATGAGAATGTCTCCGTCTGGGAAATAGATGGCAGAGAAAACGTTGTCTACTGCCAAAATTTATGTCTACTAGCTAAATTGTTCCTTAATTCCAAGACTCTTTACTATGATGTAGAGCCATTTGTGTTTTATGTGTTGACTGAACGAGAAGTATCTGAGGATGGAAGAACAGTGAAAAATCACTTCGTTGGCTATTttagcaaagaaaaactaaACTCATCTGGGTACAATTTAAGTTGTATTATTACTTTACCTCTCTATCAGAGACGTGGATATGGCCATTTCTTGATGgatttttcatatttacTCTCTAAAAGAGAATTTTCACAGGGCACTCCTGAGAAACCGTTATCTGATCTAGGCCTTATTACTTATAGAAATTTCTGGAAGTTAAAATGTGCTGAAACACTTctttatttgaagaatgaaCTTAATTTGGAAGATAGTGAGAGTGATGATAAATTTCCTCTGGTCTCTATAGAGGATCTAGCAAATCTAACCGGAATGCTTCCAACTGATGTTATACTTGGCCTTGAAGAGTTAGGCGTATTTTACAGGTGTCCGGATCCTAATCAAAATACCACATCGTACTGTATTAAAATCGATTCTTGGAATAGAATCAAGGCCATTCGTGAAAACTGGCTAAGAAAGGGCTATCAGTCATTAAAACCAGAAAACTTAATTTGGAAGCCACTAATATATGGCCCATCAGGTGGTGTAAATGCGTTAGGAATGGTAGAACCCCCCAGTTTGCCAGAAGATCGTAAAACAAGTATATCCAGTGAGCCGAATTTCCAGAACAATCCAGTTGACTTCTTTGGTAGCCATATAACCATGGTGAAGAAGTTTATGACTGATGATATCGAAGATCCAAGGGACTTAGAAATTCTGACAATAGACAATATTAAGAAGAGAAAACTATCTGTTGGCAAAAACAACATGTTGCAACAGAGTTGGGAGATTGCATATCAAGATCCAAGGCCTGTTGATAAAAAGGATACTACTGCACGTAAAGCTCcctctcttctttcttcaaaaactACTCGAAAGGAATCCTTGATGTCTGCTGAGACCGAAGATGTACTCCCTTATGAAAACCAAGAAATGGATGATACTTCAGTAGTATTAGAAACTGAAGAAAGCGACCCTGACGACAATGATTACGATGAGGAGGATATTAACGAGAAAGTCATATCTTCtgattcatcatctttaGTGGTGTCTTCTGAGGAGGAAAATACAGATGAGACAATACCAGTCAGAAGATTTCCGCGAAGGCATGCTTCTGGGTTAGATGATGCATTGGATGACGATAGAGACGAATTGATAGATCTTACTACCTCAAGACAGAAAAGACAACTGAGGAGGATGTGA